From Chloracidobacterium sp., the proteins below share one genomic window:
- a CDS encoding SDR family oxidoreductase encodes MANVMFVTGGASGIGRHVAESYYRAGHRVVFADLSAARLERICAQLPAETGGEALPLAFDVRDEQGWERAVAETVARWGRLDVLLNIAGYLHVDELLAAPSAAVHDHLDINAKGVIFGTLSAARQMRRQPEGGHIINVASLAGIVPVPGLTLYSASKFAVRGFSLAAAYELAPYNIAVTVVCPDAVQTPMLALQVSRPEAALTFSGGRILTVAEIAAAIEDARRRRPLEVTIPRHRGWLAKLTNLCPPIARWLIEPLRRRGRRRQAQWRAAHQEKLP; translated from the coding sequence ATGGCCAATGTCATGTTCGTGACCGGCGGCGCAAGCGGCATCGGCCGCCATGTGGCTGAAAGCTACTATCGCGCTGGTCACCGCGTTGTCTTCGCCGATTTGTCTGCCGCCCGGCTGGAACGGATTTGCGCGCAACTGCCAGCTGAAACCGGCGGTGAGGCGCTGCCTTTAGCCTTTGATGTCCGTGACGAACAAGGCTGGGAACGCGCTGTCGCGGAAACCGTCGCACGTTGGGGCCGGCTGGACGTGCTACTCAACATTGCTGGCTATTTGCACGTAGACGAGTTGCTTGCTGCGCCTTCGGCAGCCGTGCATGACCATCTCGACATTAACGCCAAGGGCGTTATCTTCGGCACGCTGTCGGCTGCACGTCAGATGCGCCGTCAGCCGGAGGGCGGCCATATCATCAATGTGGCGTCGCTGGCGGGTATTGTGCCCGTGCCGGGACTGACGTTGTATTCGGCGTCGAAGTTCGCTGTGCGTGGGTTTTCGCTCGCCGCTGCGTACGAGCTTGCCCCCTACAACATCGCTGTGACGGTCGTCTGCCCCGACGCCGTTCAAACCCCAATGCTGGCGTTACAAGTCAGCCGACCTGAAGCGGCGCTGACGTTTTCCGGCGGGCGGATTCTCACCGTCGCCGAGATTGCAGCGGCGATTGAGGACGCGCGGCGGCGGCGACCGCTAGAGGTGACGATTCCGCGCCATCGAGGTTGGCTGGCGAAACTGACAAATTTGTGTCCGCCTATCGCTCGTTGGTTGATTGAGCCGCTCCGGCGGCGTGGCCGTCGCCGGCAGGCGCAGTGGCGAGCCGCACATCAAGAAAAATTGCCTTGA
- a CDS encoding indole-3-glycerol phosphate synthase TrpC: MTPLNRIPPSLSEIVATRRAAYAGRATMPPADLSPASGRFLAALDGQSPALIAEIKPRSPSEGVLQAAPDLTRLLPVYDAYAVAISVLTEPDYFGGGFELLAEVTRRSLRPTLCKDFIVHPAQIHDARRAGAEAALLIVKILDDAQLDDLHAEIRRWKMTPIVEVQTEAELERALRVDPAVILINNRNLETFEISLDTTKRLAPRVPSGIVTVAASGIHRRADIETLLPYCTRFLVGTRLMRAADLATAFADLLGQGRA; this comes from the coding sequence TTGACGCCTTTGAACCGCATTCCGCCTTCGCTGTCCGAAATTGTGGCGACACGGCGCGCAGCGTACGCCGGACGCGCCACGATGCCGCCTGCCGACCTGTCACCTGCATCGGGCCGGTTTCTTGCCGCTCTTGACGGGCAAAGTCCGGCGCTCATCGCGGAAATCAAGCCCCGGTCGCCAAGCGAGGGCGTCCTGCAGGCTGCGCCCGACCTGACGCGCCTGCTGCCCGTCTATGACGCCTACGCCGTGGCGATTTCCGTCCTGACGGAGCCGGATTACTTCGGCGGCGGTTTTGAACTGTTAGCCGAAGTCACCCGGCGGTCGCTGCGTCCAACGCTGTGCAAGGATTTCATTGTGCATCCGGCGCAAATTCACGATGCGCGCCGCGCCGGTGCGGAAGCGGCGCTACTCATCGTGAAGATTCTCGACGACGCCCAACTGGACGACCTCCACGCCGAGATTCGGCGCTGGAAGATGACGCCCATCGTCGAAGTGCAAACTGAAGCCGAGTTGGAACGGGCGCTGCGCGTTGACCCGGCGGTGATCCTCATCAACAACCGCAACCTCGAAACCTTTGAGATTTCGTTGGATACGACGAAACGACTTGCGCCGCGCGTCCCGTCCGGTATCGTAACGGTCGCCGCCAGCGGGATTCACCGCCGCGCGGACATCGAAACGTTACTGCCGTACTGCACGCGCTTCCTTGTCGGGACGAGGCTGATGCGCGCCGCCGACCTTGCAACGGCCTTCGCCGACCTGCTCGGACAAGGGCGTGCCTAA
- a CDS encoding M1 family metallopeptidase gives MKTILFRLIVLATCLICLSASSAVLAQSKSKPSDKFRQLDEVLPTPNEYRTASGAPGHKYWQNRADHVINVELDDERQRLQASETITYTNNSPDELRYLWLQLDQNIFAKDSDAFRSQTSGGLDRVPLSVLDGLLLRPEFDGGYRITAVKDAKGQPLKHVIVKTMMRVDLPTPLKPGQQVSFSVDWNYNINDAVKLGGRSGYEYFPKDKNYIYEIAQWFPRMCAYTDYRGWQHTQFLGAGEFTLEFGNYRVAITVPDDHIVAATGVLQNPKQVLTPEQIARLEQARTAKAPVFIVTPEEARRAEQGRPTGKKTWIFQAENVRDFAFASSRKFIWDAMGHNVEGNQVMAMSFYPNEGNPLWERYSTHAIIHTLNVYSRYTFAYPYPVAISVNGPVGGMEYPMICFNGPRPLEDGTYSARTKYGLISVIIHEVGHNFFPMIVNSDERQWTWMDEGLNTFLQYLAEQEWEDKYPSFRGEPQYITDYMKSENQVPIMTQSDSVLQFGNNAYAKPATALNILRETILGRELFDYAFKEYARRWKFKRPEPADFFRTMEDASGVDLDWFWRGWFYSTDHVDISIENVRWYRLDTQNPDVEKALRRQERDSRPVTQSQERNKPLPKRVDQYPELKDFYNQYDELEVTDADREAYRKFLEMLTDREKEILNANLNFYFVDFKNIGGLVMPIILEVTYTDGTKEEMRFPAEIWRLNNFEVSKLIVTPKEIASITLDPRLETADAELTNNFFPRRPVKSRFQVFKEQRQGPPNPMQLERKRQSPPQRDNPRR, from the coding sequence ATGAAAACCATTCTGTTCCGCCTGATTGTCCTTGCCACGTGCCTGATTTGCCTTAGCGCGTCAAGCGCTGTCCTCGCCCAATCGAAATCCAAACCGAGCGACAAGTTCCGTCAGCTTGACGAAGTGCTGCCGACGCCGAACGAATACCGCACGGCGTCAGGCGCGCCCGGTCACAAGTACTGGCAAAACCGCGCCGATCACGTCATCAACGTCGAACTCGACGACGAGCGCCAACGCCTTCAGGCGAGCGAAACGATTACCTACACGAACAACTCGCCGGATGAGCTGCGCTACCTATGGCTTCAGCTCGACCAGAACATCTTCGCCAAGGACAGCGATGCCTTTCGGTCGCAGACTTCCGGCGGGCTGGATCGCGTACCGTTGTCGGTGCTTGACGGCCTCCTGCTTCGCCCGGAGTTTGACGGCGGCTACAGGATTACGGCCGTCAAGGACGCCAAGGGGCAGCCGCTCAAACACGTCATCGTCAAAACCATGATGCGCGTGGATTTGCCGACGCCGCTCAAGCCGGGGCAGCAGGTGAGTTTTTCGGTGGACTGGAACTACAACATCAACGACGCCGTGAAGCTCGGTGGGCGGTCGGGCTACGAATACTTCCCGAAGGACAAGAACTACATTTACGAAATCGCGCAGTGGTTTCCGCGCATGTGCGCCTACACGGACTATCGCGGCTGGCAGCACACGCAGTTCTTAGGCGCAGGCGAGTTCACGCTGGAGTTCGGTAACTACCGCGTGGCGATCACCGTCCCGGACGACCACATCGTTGCGGCGACCGGAGTCTTACAGAACCCGAAGCAGGTCTTGACGCCGGAACAGATCGCGCGGCTGGAACAGGCGCGGACGGCGAAAGCGCCGGTGTTCATCGTGACGCCTGAAGAGGCCCGCCGCGCTGAGCAGGGTCGCCCGACCGGCAAGAAAACGTGGATTTTTCAGGCGGAAAATGTCCGCGACTTCGCCTTTGCGTCGTCGCGCAAGTTCATCTGGGACGCCATGGGGCACAACGTCGAGGGCAACCAGGTCATGGCGATGTCGTTCTACCCCAACGAAGGCAACCCGCTCTGGGAGCGGTACTCGACGCACGCCATCATCCATACGCTCAACGTCTATTCACGCTACACGTTCGCCTACCCGTACCCCGTCGCCATTTCCGTCAACGGTCCTGTCGGCGGCATGGAATACCCGATGATTTGCTTCAACGGCCCGCGCCCGCTTGAAGACGGAACGTACTCGGCGCGGACGAAGTACGGTCTCATCAGCGTCATCATCCACGAAGTTGGACACAATTTCTTCCCGATGATTGTCAACTCCGACGAGCGGCAGTGGACGTGGATGGATGAGGGCCTTAACACGTTCCTCCAGTATTTGGCTGAGCAGGAATGGGAGGACAAGTACCCGTCGTTTCGGGGTGAGCCGCAGTACATCACCGACTACATGAAGAGCGAAAACCAAGTGCCGATCATGACGCAGTCGGATTCGGTGCTTCAGTTTGGGAACAACGCCTACGCGAAGCCTGCAACGGCGCTCAACATTCTGCGCGAGACGATTCTGGGGCGCGAGTTGTTTGACTACGCCTTCAAGGAGTACGCCCGGCGGTGGAAGTTCAAGCGCCCGGAGCCGGCGGACTTTTTCCGCACGATGGAGGACGCTTCGGGCGTGGATTTGGACTGGTTCTGGCGCGGGTGGTTTTACTCAACCGACCACGTGGATATTTCCATCGAGAACGTCCGGTGGTATCGGCTGGATACGCAGAACCCCGATGTCGAAAAGGCGCTGCGGCGGCAGGAGCGCGATTCGCGGCCGGTGACGCAGTCGCAGGAGCGCAACAAGCCGCTGCCGAAGCGGGTTGACCAGTACCCCGAACTCAAGGACTTCTACAACCAGTACGACGAGTTGGAGGTCACCGACGCTGACCGCGAGGCGTACCGGAAGTTTCTGGAGATGCTGACCGACCGCGAGAAGGAAATCCTCAACGCCAACTTGAACTTCTACTTCGTGGACTTCAAGAACATCGGCGGACTGGTCATGCCGATTATTCTGGAGGTGACGTACACGGACGGGACAAAGGAGGAAATGCGGTTTCCGGCTGAGATTTGGCGGCTCAATAACTTTGAGGTGTCAAAGCTCATCGTGACGCCGAAGGAGATTGCGAGCATCACGTTGGATCCGCGCCTTGAGACGGCGGACGCGGAACTGACGAACAATTTTTTCCCGCGTCGTCCGGTCAAGTCACGGTTTCAGGTCTTCAAGGAGCAGCGGCAGGGGCCGCCGAATCCGATGCAGTTGGAGCGTAAGCGGCAATCGCCGCCGCAGCGCGACAACCCGCGCCGGTAA
- the smpB gene encoding SsrA-binding protein SmpB, translated as MTTPTASDAAKLIASNREAFFDYFILDTYEAGLELVGTEVKALREGRVNLKDAYVTIRNGEAWLLDAYISPYSHGNRYNHDPRRTRRLLLHKREIAKLAAAAQERGLTIVPTKLYFKRGRAKVEIATARGKKTYDKRETERRRDLERETRAALKSRP; from the coding sequence ATGACGACACCGACCGCCTCCGACGCTGCTAAACTCATCGCCTCGAACCGTGAAGCCTTCTTTGACTATTTCATCCTCGATACCTACGAAGCCGGATTGGAACTCGTCGGGACGGAAGTCAAGGCCCTACGGGAAGGGCGGGTCAACCTCAAGGACGCTTATGTCACCATTCGCAATGGTGAAGCCTGGCTGCTAGACGCCTACATTAGCCCTTATTCGCACGGCAACCGTTACAACCATGACCCACGCCGGACGCGCCGCCTGTTGCTCCATAAGCGTGAAATCGCCAAGCTGGCAGCAGCGGCGCAGGAACGTGGATTGACCATTGTTCCAACCAAGCTGTATTTCAAACGCGGACGCGCCAAGGTCGAAATTGCAACGGCGAGGGGCAAGAAAACCTATGACAAGCGTGAGACCGAACGTCGCCGCGACCTTGAGCGGGAAACGCGCGCCGCGCTCAAGTCTCGCCCCTAG
- a CDS encoding PrsW family glutamic-type intramembrane protease, with amino-acid sequence MGLCISVLNGSLSGQSYRLHEGVLLLGRSVDAGVRFDPAMDGMVSSRHCLLQAEPDGFYVVDNQSTNGTYVNGQRIQRVRLNHGDVIELGRPGVRISVALESPAPASSPVAFAGGRPLAVPGGRTAMLKQTLGSIGMYNPEHKGLAPEPEKSPVGAYIGMAVGLLVCLILSLVVALIMLSNLGVVAAIIATIVAFVPAFFYMLPLLWLDRYDPEPAWALAASFAWGGLVAVIVSYVLNSLFGTIAASVGGEVAGTIVGAVISAPIVEEGSKGLGLILILLFLRREFDDIVDGIVYGGFIALGFATVENVLYYGRSLLSGGLGGLIVVFILRGVLSPFAHVTFTAMTGIGCGIARESHSFAVRFLAPVGGYVLAVVLHMIWNGMAVFLGNRFLIGYALFEVPFFLLFIGFLIYVARRESKILKEMLAVEVARGLITPEHLAIATSSIRRTLWPLQGNFGARRAFLKNVSKLGLCYWHVQRAAAAQSETRSLPQIPRLQAEIMRLRTQV; translated from the coding sequence ATGGGACTTTGTATCTCGGTGCTCAACGGCTCACTGAGCGGTCAATCCTACCGCCTCCACGAAGGCGTCCTACTGCTGGGGCGTAGTGTGGACGCGGGCGTCCGCTTTGATCCAGCGATGGACGGCATGGTGTCGTCGCGGCATTGCCTGTTGCAGGCTGAGCCGGACGGCTTCTACGTCGTGGACAACCAGAGTACCAACGGGACGTACGTCAACGGCCAGCGTATCCAGCGCGTTCGGCTCAATCACGGCGATGTCATCGAGTTAGGGCGTCCTGGCGTTCGCATTAGCGTCGCGCTGGAATCACCTGCACCAGCGTCGAGCCCGGTGGCGTTCGCAGGGGGTCGCCCCTTGGCGGTACCCGGCGGGCGCACGGCTATGCTCAAGCAAACGCTGGGCAGCATCGGGATGTACAACCCAGAACATAAGGGACTCGCCCCAGAGCCGGAAAAGTCGCCGGTCGGCGCTTACATCGGCATGGCGGTTGGATTGCTGGTCTGTCTGATTCTTTCCCTGGTGGTCGCTCTCATCATGCTCTCCAATCTGGGTGTTGTCGCGGCCATCATCGCCACGATTGTTGCGTTTGTCCCGGCTTTTTTCTACATGCTGCCGCTGCTGTGGCTTGACCGGTACGATCCAGAGCCGGCGTGGGCCTTGGCGGCGTCGTTCGCTTGGGGCGGACTAGTCGCCGTCATTGTTTCTTACGTTTTGAACTCATTGTTCGGCACGATCGCCGCCAGCGTCGGCGGTGAAGTCGCTGGCACGATTGTCGGCGCCGTCATTTCTGCTCCTATTGTCGAAGAAGGCTCAAAGGGCTTGGGACTCATCCTCATCCTGCTGTTTCTGCGACGCGAGTTCGACGACATCGTGGACGGCATCGTGTACGGCGGCTTCATCGCGCTCGGCTTCGCCACGGTGGAAAATGTTCTCTACTACGGGCGCAGCTTGCTCAGCGGCGGGCTTGGGGGACTCATCGTCGTGTTTATTCTGCGCGGCGTTTTGTCGCCGTTCGCCCATGTGACCTTTACGGCGATGACCGGCATCGGCTGCGGCATCGCTCGCGAGTCACACAGTTTCGCCGTTCGTTTCCTAGCGCCGGTCGGCGGCTATGTCCTCGCGGTCGTCCTGCACATGATTTGGAACGGCATGGCGGTGTTTTTAGGCAACCGCTTTCTCATCGGTTATGCGCTGTTCGAGGTGCCGTTCTTCCTGCTGTTTATCGGCTTTCTCATCTATGTCGCCCGGCGTGAGAGCAAAATTCTCAAGGAAATGCTCGCGGTCGAAGTGGCGCGTGGACTCATCACCCCGGAGCACTTGGCGATTGCAACCTCAAGCATTCGCCGGACGCTCTGGCCGCTGCAAGGCAACTTCGGGGCGCGGCGCGCTTTCCTGAAAAACGTCTCAAAGCTGGGGCTTTGCTACTGGCATGTTCAGCGGGCGGCGGCGGCCCAAAGCGAAACCCGCAGCCTGCCGCAGATTCCACGCCTACAGGCTGAAATTATGCGCCTGCGGACGCAGGTTTGA
- a CDS encoding polysaccharide biosynthesis tyrosine autokinase, with amino-acid sequence MPQDSSANHVMLAPTAAEVDLVTPTVQDRMRRRGSYQYTLPQEDGGLPLRQAFLTILRYKFTVLLCVVITMTITGLALSRMQPVYEAACHIEIAPEKEFYSSSGRISFMPYSVDPDYLNTQIRKISSPPVLIEVVKTLKLDRDPKFLASGPTTLGAALADLIRSPRRLPTAAKKQEAQSSDLPDAEPASAANEQDEMQRYAPQIGRLASGLQAYGVPRTRLVRIVFQHHDPETTKLVVNTIAEVFARRNVSDRFQQGISQKEFLASTAARLQQEILEEERKLTEYLRTRKIVSLKPEDNPEVARLAGLNQALLEAEKERLRAEERYQASLTEPIDSLEEMQSDPELQKLRGKISELRQRRLELLGTYTEIHPEVVQIDQMLAQAEGELKEAKSNALARIKTAYFNAKKREEELRARVEKQRNEVVTQNGDGVVQRMMQDNIDNKKKMLQALYATTKDTEIGLRMDLNNITVADRAGTPGAPISPRVGYTLSVAFFLSLFGGIGLAFAREYLNTRIKSVEDVDRLLNLPTLGLIPKVTPKELSKGGGYYGYGSETKVLAKLADGRPLPANLNIGLSAFALSASPVGEAYRQLRTSILLSSSEDVRNRIILITSSQPGEGKTTTAFNTAISLAQTGASVLLVDCDLRRPQLQKLFEKHGQDNAFRPGLSRYLSGQCRISDIFVPSPIPYLTLITCGQMPPNPAELLGSQRMRSLLAYAVEKFDYVILDTPPMLSFADATILSAMADSVILVVNCQRSKRDIVKRACRKLDEANTRVLGVVLNAISQEQTSYYGYDYYGYSSYYYYSRSAAVNGNGEAAAVKPPPSASEVFEQLKSALQERDEPSPPDVEKGGSARPSVSNSAAADGTAEQRDAG; translated from the coding sequence ATGCCCCAAGACTCGTCCGCTAATCATGTGATGCTCGCGCCGACGGCGGCCGAGGTTGACTTGGTCACGCCGACCGTGCAAGACCGCATGCGACGGCGCGGAAGCTATCAGTACACGCTTCCGCAGGAAGACGGCGGTCTGCCGTTGCGTCAAGCGTTTCTCACGATTCTGCGCTACAAGTTCACGGTTCTGTTGTGCGTCGTCATCACGATGACCATCACCGGCCTGGCGCTGTCCCGTATGCAGCCGGTTTATGAGGCCGCTTGCCACATCGAAATTGCGCCAGAAAAGGAGTTTTACTCGTCGAGCGGGCGCATTTCGTTTATGCCGTACTCGGTTGACCCGGACTATCTCAACACGCAGATTCGTAAGATTTCGAGTCCGCCGGTGTTGATTGAGGTGGTCAAAACCCTCAAGCTTGACCGTGATCCAAAGTTTCTGGCGTCCGGGCCGACGACGCTCGGCGCAGCGTTAGCCGATTTGATCCGGTCGCCGCGCAGGCTGCCCACAGCGGCGAAAAAGCAAGAGGCTCAATCAAGCGACTTGCCGGACGCTGAGCCGGCGTCGGCGGCGAATGAGCAAGACGAAATGCAACGCTATGCGCCCCAGATTGGGAGGCTGGCGAGTGGGCTGCAAGCCTACGGTGTTCCTCGGACGCGCTTGGTGCGTATCGTGTTCCAGCACCATGACCCGGAAACAACCAAGCTTGTTGTCAACACCATCGCCGAGGTGTTTGCGCGCCGCAATGTTTCCGACCGCTTTCAGCAGGGGATAAGCCAAAAGGAATTTTTGGCTTCTACGGCGGCGCGGTTGCAGCAGGAAATTCTCGAGGAAGAACGCAAGCTGACTGAGTACCTGCGGACACGCAAAATTGTTTCGCTCAAACCGGAAGACAACCCGGAAGTTGCGCGCTTAGCAGGTCTCAATCAGGCGCTGCTCGAAGCCGAAAAAGAGCGCCTGCGGGCGGAGGAGCGGTATCAAGCCAGTCTCACCGAACCAATTGACTCGCTGGAGGAGATGCAGTCCGACCCGGAACTCCAGAAGCTCCGGGGCAAGATTTCCGAGCTGAGGCAAAGGCGGCTGGAGTTGCTGGGAACCTACACCGAAATTCACCCGGAGGTGGTTCAGATTGACCAAATGCTGGCGCAGGCGGAAGGCGAGCTCAAGGAAGCTAAAAGCAACGCCTTAGCGCGCATCAAGACTGCCTACTTCAACGCGAAGAAGCGGGAAGAGGAACTACGGGCGCGTGTGGAAAAGCAGCGCAATGAAGTCGTGACCCAGAACGGCGATGGCGTCGTGCAGCGGATGATGCAGGACAATATTGACAACAAAAAGAAAATGCTGCAGGCGCTCTATGCCACGACCAAAGACACCGAGATCGGTCTGCGGATGGACCTCAATAACATCACGGTCGCTGACCGCGCCGGGACGCCGGGGGCGCCGATCAGTCCGCGTGTCGGCTATACGTTGAGCGTGGCGTTTTTCCTGTCACTCTTCGGCGGCATCGGGTTGGCGTTTGCTCGCGAATACCTCAACACACGCATCAAGTCGGTTGAAGATGTTGATCGGCTGCTGAACCTACCGACTTTGGGGCTGATCCCAAAGGTCACCCCTAAAGAACTGAGCAAGGGCGGTGGGTACTACGGCTACGGTAGTGAGACGAAGGTGCTGGCCAAGCTGGCCGACGGACGCCCGTTGCCGGCCAACCTCAACATCGGCCTAAGCGCCTTTGCGTTGTCGGCCTCACCAGTGGGTGAAGCCTATCGCCAGTTGCGGACCTCGATTTTGCTTTCATCGTCCGAAGACGTGCGCAACCGCATTATTCTCATTACCAGCAGCCAGCCAGGTGAGGGTAAAACCACAACCGCGTTCAATACAGCCATCTCGCTGGCTCAAACCGGGGCGTCGGTGCTGCTGGTGGATTGCGACCTGCGGCGGCCACAGCTTCAGAAACTCTTTGAAAAGCACGGCCAAGACAACGCCTTCCGGCCCGGCCTGTCACGGTATCTTTCTGGGCAGTGCAGGATTAGCGACATCTTTGTTCCATCGCCTATCCCGTACCTGACCCTGATTACGTGCGGTCAGATGCCGCCTAATCCGGCCGAATTGCTTGGCTCGCAGCGGATGCGGTCGCTTTTGGCCTATGCCGTTGAAAAGTTCGATTATGTGATTCTGGATACGCCGCCGATGCTGTCATTCGCCGACGCAACGATTCTCTCGGCGATGGCGGACAGCGTCATCTTGGTCGTCAACTGCCAACGCTCCAAGCGCGACATCGTCAAGCGGGCGTGCCGCAAACTCGATGAGGCCAACACGCGCGTGCTAGGCGTCGTCCTCAATGCCATATCGCAGGAGCAGACAAGCTACTACGGCTACGATTACTACGGCTACAGTTCGTACTACTACTACAGCCGGTCGGCGGCGGTGAACGGCAACGGTGAAGCAGCAGCTGTCAAGCCACCGCCGTCGGCGTCGGAGGTTTTCGAGCAACTTAAGTCGGCGCTCCAAGAACGCGATGAGCCAAGTCCTCCAGACGTTGAAAAGGGCGGAAGCGCGAGGCCGTCCGTCTCAAACTCGGCAGCCGCCGATGGAACGGCCGAGCAACGCGATGCGGGATAG
- the bcp gene encoding thioredoxin-dependent thiol peroxidase encodes MPEVGSPAPTFTLPDMHGQPVSLEQFRGRKVVLYFYPKDDTPGCTKEACGFRDAHAEYQAKGIVVLGVSLDDEASHRAFAEKYQLPFTLLADTNHVVSEAYGVYGEQEWQGKKFMGLARKTFLIDEQGVIVKIFDKVNVETHSREVLEAFGLAS; translated from the coding sequence ATGCCTGAAGTCGGTTCTCCTGCGCCAACCTTCACCCTGCCGGATATGCACGGCCAGCCGGTGAGTCTGGAACAGTTCCGCGGTCGTAAGGTGGTTTTGTACTTTTACCCGAAGGATGACACGCCGGGTTGCACCAAAGAGGCGTGCGGCTTTCGTGACGCGCACGCCGAATATCAAGCAAAGGGCATCGTCGTGCTGGGCGTCTCACTCGATGATGAAGCCTCACATCGCGCCTTCGCGGAAAAATACCAGCTTCCCTTCACGTTGTTGGCGGACACCAACCACGTCGTCTCCGAGGCCTACGGCGTTTACGGGGAACAGGAGTGGCAGGGGAAAAAGTTTATGGGACTGGCGCGGAAGACCTTTCTCATTGATGAGCAGGGCGTCATCGTCAAAATTTTCGACAAGGTGAATGTTGAAACGCACAGTCGTGAAGTGCTTGAGGCGTTCGGTCTAGCCAGCTAG
- a CDS encoding aminopeptidase P N-terminal domain-containing protein: MPNHFGEVFPPPTFDAARYANRRRRVFKLLGDDVMVLYNPPEAHRTHDLYYRYRPDSDVYYLTGFEEPDAVIVLVGGASPRLVMFVRPRDPERETWDGARAGVEGAKAIYGADEAFPIDAFDAHIGGYLETAQTLYFKFGRDEHLNQRVIAAFRAAARRRHRQGPAPSAIRDTLPLLGKLRLVKDADELLRMRRAADIAAEAHLRAMATVQPGWYEFQVEAELEYVFRRRGALGSSYTSIVGGGANATVLHYNANNSLLRDGELLLIDAGAEYGYYASDITRTFPIGKRFTPAQRDIYELVLQAQKNAIAAVQPGARFDKYHQVALDTLIDGLRDLKLLTGSPDEIKEKKTYTRFYMHRAGHWLGSDVHDACTYFTNETENGSFLYEKLRPGCVVTVEPGLYFAPGLKGVPKRYAGIGVRIEDDVLVTRTGNEVLTAAVPKEIADIEAVRRAALSNGGGHA; this comes from the coding sequence ATGCCCAATCACTTTGGAGAGGTCTTTCCACCGCCCACCTTTGACGCCGCACGTTACGCCAATCGCCGCCGCCGTGTCTTCAAGCTTTTGGGCGACGACGTTATGGTGCTTTACAACCCGCCGGAGGCCCATCGGACGCACGACCTGTACTACCGCTATCGTCCGGACAGCGATGTGTATTACTTGACCGGCTTTGAGGAGCCGGACGCCGTCATCGTCCTCGTGGGCGGCGCATCGCCCCGCTTGGTGATGTTTGTCCGACCGCGCGATCCCGAACGCGAAACGTGGGACGGCGCGCGGGCCGGCGTCGAAGGCGCAAAGGCAATCTATGGCGCAGACGAGGCGTTTCCGATTGACGCCTTTGACGCGCATATCGGCGGGTACTTGGAAACGGCGCAGACACTGTATTTCAAGTTCGGGCGCGACGAACACCTCAACCAGCGCGTCATCGCCGCGTTTCGCGCAGCGGCTCGTCGTCGGCATCGGCAGGGGCCGGCCCCGTCGGCCATCCGCGACACCCTGCCGCTGCTGGGCAAGCTGCGCCTCGTCAAAGACGCAGACGAACTGCTGCGCATGCGGCGCGCGGCCGACATCGCCGCCGAAGCCCACCTTCGCGCCATGGCAACTGTGCAACCTGGTTGGTACGAGTTTCAGGTCGAAGCTGAACTCGAATACGTCTTCCGCCGGCGCGGCGCGTTAGGGAGTTCCTACACCTCGATTGTCGGCGGCGGCGCAAACGCGACGGTGCTGCACTACAACGCCAACAACAGCCTGCTGCGCGACGGCGAGTTGCTCCTGATTGACGCTGGCGCGGAGTACGGCTACTACGCCAGCGACATCACGCGCACCTTTCCCATCGGGAAGCGATTCACGCCAGCGCAGCGCGATATTTACGAACTGGTGCTCCAAGCCCAAAAGAACGCCATCGCCGCCGTTCAGCCTGGCGCGCGCTTTGACAAGTATCACCAAGTCGCGCTTGACACACTGATTGACGGCCTCCGTGACTTGAAGTTGCTGACCGGCTCACCCGATGAAATCAAGGAGAAGAAAACCTACACGCGGTTTTACATGCACCGCGCCGGCCACTGGCTGGGTAGCGACGTACACGACGCCTGCACGTACTTCACCAATGAAACCGAAAACGGAAGCTTTCTCTATGAAAAGCTCCGTCCGGGCTGCGTCGTCACGGTTGAGCCGGGGCTGTACTTTGCACCGGGTCTCAAGGGCGTCCCGAAACGTTACGCCGGGATTGGCGTCCGCATTGAGGACGACGTGCTCGTTACGCGCACCGGCAATGAAGTCTTGACCGCCGCCGTACCAAAGGAAATCGCAGACATTGAAGCTGTGCGGCGTGCGGCGCTGTCCAATGGAGGAGGCCACGCATGA